The following coding sequences lie in one Psychrilyobacter atlanticus DSM 19335 genomic window:
- a CDS encoding Crp/Fnr family transcriptional regulator: MTVADILHKINFEELIGTKFEDLISIEKLPKGTSIFYERFKKFNTYFLIKGKTQHIIYTPEGGEFYRDFFEGDIPGLSFSLSNRNTPERFRPFDVDVIVKEDSIIAYLPLEKTLDLEFKGKAAVLEKIITIGVEDHFKEFNHLLLKSIYSDEEFFIKYLENHKVLNIGTSKEISEHLNINLRTLQRLLKKLIEEKVIEKTGTKIFIKDQFKLDKYKKKFEK, translated from the coding sequence ATGACTGTAGCAGATATACTACATAAAATTAATTTTGAAGAACTTATAGGAACTAAATTTGAAGATCTTATCTCGATTGAAAAACTGCCTAAAGGAACTTCTATTTTTTACGAACGATTTAAAAAATTTAATACATATTTTTTAATAAAAGGTAAAACTCAGCATATAATATATACTCCTGAAGGTGGAGAATTTTATAGAGATTTTTTTGAAGGTGATATTCCAGGGTTAAGTTTTTCTCTTTCCAACAGAAATACACCAGAACGATTTAGGCCTTTTGATGTAGACGTTATCGTTAAAGAAGATTCAATAATTGCTTATCTACCCCTTGAAAAAACTCTAGATTTAGAATTTAAAGGTAAAGCCGCAGTTCTTGAAAAAATTATAACCATAGGAGTAGAAGATCACTTTAAAGAATTTAATCACCTTCTGCTTAAAAGTATCTATTCAGATGAAGAGTTTTTCATAAAGTATTTAGAAAATCATAAAGTATTAAATATAGGAACCTCCAAAGAAATTTCAGAGCATCTCAACATAAATTTGAGAACACTCCAAAGGTTATTAAAAAAGCTGATAGAAGAAAAAGTTATAGAAAAGACAGGAACTAAGATATTTATAAAAGATCAATTTAAACTAGATAAATATAAGAAAAAATTTGAAAAGTAG
- a CDS encoding AEC family transporter has product MILLIINVLFPLFFTILIGWYAGKKEIVKEEHSKSLVDFIILLATPALLFNMTVTKPIESFLNLNVVVVISIGLLLTYIKTYIIYHYKFKKHPKETSQASLMSAFPNAAFMGIPIISHLYGDEGISVVIIGSLLVFLLVTPITIFLVEYHDNPKSVSFKSIGIQLLNLAKTPVIFAPILGLILSFFHIPIPDYITSSFKFLGDTAPAISLFTTGLFMAYTQISLSSEVVLLIFIRNITSPLIFYFVIIGMGITGNLFNEILIVSAMPTASTAPIFSAKFETYEKETAAVTVLGTIVSIFTIGGLIFLIG; this is encoded by the coding sequence ATGATTCTACTAATTATTAATGTTTTATTCCCATTATTTTTTACTATCTTGATAGGTTGGTATGCTGGAAAAAAAGAGATAGTTAAAGAAGAACACTCAAAATCACTGGTTGATTTTATAATCTTGTTAGCTACTCCAGCTCTATTATTTAATATGACTGTTACTAAACCTATAGAATCATTCCTTAATTTAAATGTAGTTGTAGTAATAAGTATAGGTTTATTATTGACATATATTAAAACGTATATCATATATCATTATAAATTTAAGAAACACCCTAAAGAAACTTCTCAAGCGTCACTCATGTCTGCTTTTCCAAATGCAGCTTTTATGGGAATTCCTATAATATCACATCTATATGGTGATGAAGGGATCTCTGTAGTTATTATAGGAAGTCTTCTTGTATTCCTTTTAGTAACTCCTATTACAATATTTTTAGTCGAGTATCACGATAATCCGAAGAGTGTTAGTTTTAAATCAATAGGTATACAGCTACTTAATTTAGCCAAAACTCCTGTTATTTTTGCTCCTATATTAGGGCTTATACTATCATTTTTCCACATTCCAATACCAGACTATATAACATCTAGTTTTAAGTTTTTAGGGGATACAGCCCCAGCTATTTCGTTATTTACTACTGGTCTTTTTATGGCTTATACTCAAATTTCTCTTTCATCTGAGGTAGTATTACTGATATTTATAAGAAATATTACTTCTCCATTAATATTTTACTTTGTGATAATAGGAATGGGGATTACTGGCAATTTATTCAATGAAATTCTTATTGTTTCAGCTATGCCTACAGCTTCGACTGCACCTATATTTTCAGCTAAATTTGAAACCTATGAAAAGGAAACGGCTGCAGTTACCGTTTTAGGAACGATAGTATCTATCTTTACAATTGGAGGTTTAATTTTCTTAATTGGTTGA
- a CDS encoding tetratricopeptide repeat protein, with product MNNKIFELIKEHKIGIKELENPKMSLSLLYKIRSGKTPLKPKHLPYLVISLNKIFKEKNINKIITTEDLYIPPQQELEQLVNKSLINKSIYSTEKQEEINKFELKKEVHSCRYRYIIAKHNQRTDRKEEALKIYYDLLNNFSCSDIFYSVLIEIIRLEKLELTYDIYLRYKKQIDIAPYKTKALLAYNTGVNLLRTEKWKKAVPCFEVLVNMPEITKHYYHSYNNLGICCQNLGEYDKSIEYFKKRVSDPSNYHDLEICYINIISCAREMKNEILVKITLNKLENILKELKNKILYQTYWNIGLAYLYLGEQKKAINAFEKEISLPINFDNPHFNPIKYLDSIKQLVLLHDSQPLKQQGLIKIISRIPKKMMDYDFLTYILKFYINNSLEYEASLLIQKIPL from the coding sequence ATGAATAATAAAATATTTGAACTTATAAAAGAGCATAAAATTGGAATTAAAGAATTGGAGAATCCAAAAATGAGCCTGTCTCTACTGTACAAGATCAGAAGCGGAAAAACACCTTTAAAACCAAAACATCTACCATATTTAGTTATTTCACTTAATAAAATATTTAAAGAAAAAAATATAAATAAGATAATCACTACAGAAGACCTATATATTCCACCCCAGCAGGAGCTGGAACAATTAGTCAACAAAAGTCTTATAAATAAAAGTATCTATTCCACTGAAAAACAAGAAGAAATAAATAAGTTTGAACTAAAAAAAGAAGTTCATAGCTGCAGATACCGATATATTATAGCCAAACATAATCAGAGGACAGACAGGAAAGAAGAAGCTTTAAAGATCTACTATGACCTGTTAAATAATTTCTCCTGCTCTGATATTTTCTACTCTGTCTTAATTGAAATCATCAGACTGGAAAAATTAGAACTTACCTATGATATATATCTGAGATATAAAAAACAGATCGATATAGCTCCATATAAAACAAAGGCTCTCTTAGCTTACAATACCGGAGTTAACCTTTTAAGAACCGAAAAATGGAAGAAAGCTGTCCCATGTTTTGAGGTTCTTGTAAATATGCCAGAGATTACAAAACACTACTATCACTCATACAATAATCTGGGGATCTGTTGTCAAAACTTAGGCGAATATGACAAATCCATTGAATATTTTAAAAAAAGAGTCAGTGACCCATCAAATTATCATGATTTAGAAATTTGTTATATCAACATTATTTCCTGTGCCAGAGAGATGAAAAATGAAATACTGGTAAAGATTACTCTTAATAAACTCGAAAATATACTTAAAGAATTAAAAAATAAAATATTATATCAAACTTATTGGAATATAGGATTAGCTTATTTATATTTAGGAGAGCAAAAAAAAGCTATAAATGCATTTGAAAAAGAAATTTCACTTCCTATAAATTTTGACAATCCTCATTTTAACCCAATTAAATATCTAGATTCCATTAAACAACTTGTTTTACTCCATGATAGTCAGCCGTTAAAACAGCAGGGATTGATAAAAATAATTAGCAGAATACCAAAAAAAATGATGGATTATGATTTCTTGACATACATATTAAAATTCTATATAAATAATTCTTTAGAATATGAAGCCAGCCTTCTGATTCAGAAGATACCATTATAA
- a CDS encoding DUF2087 domain-containing protein: protein MFDQKKVNNFLDKNGLLKLYPTKRNKQVQILKYLITFFEPKKIYTESEVNKCLNNLSILKDSCLLRRELIDIGYLERSKDGKVYFLRDNDDHVEGK from the coding sequence ATGTTCGATCAAAAAAAAGTTAATAATTTTTTGGATAAAAATGGTTTATTAAAACTTTATCCTACTAAAAGGAATAAACAGGTACAAATTTTAAAATATTTAATAACATTTTTTGAACCTAAAAAAATATACACTGAAAGTGAGGTTAATAAATGTCTGAATAACCTGTCTATTCTTAAGGATAGTTGTCTTTTAAGAAGAGAATTAATTGATATAGGGTATTTAGAGAGAAGTAAAGATGGAAAAGTTTATTTTTTAAGAGATAATGATGATCATGTTGAAGGTAAATAA
- a CDS encoding TetR/AcrR family transcriptional regulator, with product MNIKDKKRKIIINTAVKLFVERGFHGTPTSLIAKEAKIATGTLFNYFKSKDILINEIFKEVKTKQINFILRDFNKENKSKEKLKKIWDNLILWGIENPQEKKFVNYFSNSSYISDDTKTEINKNYKFMLEIFKNLISIKNIKNTNELMLIFNFLGACIFTGNYFCVTNEPYDKKLSRESFERYCKSIGLTEKD from the coding sequence ATGAATATAAAGGATAAAAAAAGAAAAATAATAATAAATACTGCTGTAAAACTTTTTGTAGAAAGAGGTTTTCATGGAACACCTACAAGTTTGATAGCAAAAGAAGCTAAGATTGCCACAGGGACCTTATTTAATTATTTTAAGAGTAAAGATATTTTAATAAATGAAATATTTAAAGAGGTAAAAACAAAACAAATAAATTTTATTTTAAGGGATTTCAATAAAGAAAATAAATCTAAAGAAAAATTAAAAAAAATATGGGATAATTTAATCCTTTGGGGAATTGAAAATCCTCAAGAAAAAAAGTTTGTAAATTATTTCAGTAATTCTAGCTATATAAGTGATGATACTAAAACAGAAATCAATAAAAATTATAAATTTATGCTGGAAATTTTTAAAAATCTCATCAGTATAAAAAACATAAAAAATACAAATGAATTAATGCTTATCTTTAATTTTTTAGGAGCATGTATATTTACAGGGAATTATTTTTGCGTGACAAATGAACCTTACGATAAGAAATTATCCCGTGAATCTTTCGAAAGATATTGTAAAAGTATTGGGTTGACAGAAAAAGATTAA
- the lipB gene encoding lipoyl(octanoyl) transferase LipB — MMKDIRVTDTGRVPYLKSYELQMKFFDNLISDKEVLGHLIITEPNPTITKGIRGEDSEIFISKEEREEKGIELIDIRRGGKVTFHGPGQIVIYPILNLSHFKKSIKWYIESLEDVVILTLKGLGVKAHKKEGIVGIFTEKGKICAVGVEVKKWRTLHGIAINHEVDLDYFNNINPCGISNLGVTSILNEGKKITREDILDLFKLNFSKVFNVSLKN; from the coding sequence ATGATGAAAGATATAAGAGTTACAGACACAGGAAGAGTACCATATTTAAAATCTTATGAACTTCAAATGAAATTTTTTGACAACTTAATCTCTGATAAAGAAGTTTTGGGCCACCTTATTATAACAGAGCCTAACCCCACTATCACTAAGGGCATTAGAGGAGAAGATAGTGAGATTTTTATATCAAAAGAGGAACGAGAGGAAAAAGGAATTGAGCTTATTGATATTAGAAGAGGTGGAAAAGTAACTTTTCACGGTCCCGGTCAAATAGTTATCTATCCTATCCTGAATTTATCTCATTTTAAAAAAAGCATTAAATGGTATATTGAATCTTTAGAAGATGTTGTAATTTTAACATTGAAAGGATTGGGGGTAAAAGCTCATAAAAAAGAAGGTATTGTCGGTATTTTTACCGAGAAAGGAAAAATTTGTGCTGTAGGAGTGGAAGTTAAAAAATGGAGAACACTTCACGGTATTGCAATTAATCACGAAGTTGATCTGGACTATTTTAATAACATTAACCCTTGTGGTATAAGCAATTTAGGAGTTACTTCAATATTAAATGAAGGTAAGAAAATTACAAGAGAGGATATATTAGACCTCTTTAAATTAAATTTTTCTAAGGTATTTAATGTTTCTCTAAAAAATTAG
- the glyA gene encoding serine hydroxymethyltransferase: MDNKQLSYIDREVFDQIINERERQENGIELIASENFVSKAVMEAVGSEFTNKYAEGYSGKRYYGGCEHVDVVEKLAIDRLKKLFGCKYANVQPHSGSQANMAVYMALLNIGDKVLGMALDQGGHLTHGHFVNFSGSLYDVVSYKLTEKEQIIDYNNIREMALKEKPKLIIAGASAYSREIDFKKFREIADEVGAYLMVDMAHIAGLVAAGLHNNPVPYAHVVTSTTHKTLRGPRGGIILSNDEDIMKKINKTIFPGIQGGPLMHVIAGKAVAFKEALSDDFKEYQKQVVKNAKVFGETLVERGFNLVSGGTDNHMFLVDLQNKGITGKEAERILLESDITTNKNAVPNDPQKPFVTSGIRIGTPAVTTRGMKEKEMVKIANMVADIIEGKSEKNYRKEVQALAAEFPINR; this comes from the coding sequence ATGGATAATAAACAACTTAGTTATATTGATAGAGAGGTCTTTGACCAAATAATCAATGAAAGAGAGAGACAAGAAAATGGAATTGAATTAATTGCCTCTGAGAATTTTGTATCTAAAGCTGTAATGGAAGCAGTTGGTTCGGAATTTACAAATAAATATGCTGAAGGATATTCGGGAAAAAGATACTACGGCGGGTGTGAACATGTAGATGTTGTGGAAAAACTTGCAATTGACAGATTAAAAAAACTCTTTGGTTGTAAATATGCAAATGTCCAGCCTCACTCTGGCTCCCAAGCTAATATGGCAGTATATATGGCTCTTCTAAACATAGGGGATAAAGTTTTAGGGATGGCTCTAGACCAAGGAGGACACCTTACCCATGGTCACTTTGTAAATTTTTCAGGTTCCCTCTATGATGTAGTTTCATATAAATTAACTGAAAAAGAGCAGATTATTGATTATAACAATATTAGAGAGATGGCTCTAAAAGAAAAACCAAAGTTGATTATAGCGGGAGCCAGCGCTTATTCAAGGGAAATAGATTTTAAAAAATTTAGAGAAATAGCCGATGAAGTAGGAGCATATCTTATGGTAGATATGGCACATATTGCAGGTCTTGTTGCTGCAGGTCTTCATAATAACCCTGTCCCATACGCTCATGTTGTTACATCTACAACTCATAAGACATTACGTGGACCTCGTGGAGGAATTATCCTTTCAAATGATGAAGATATTATGAAAAAAATTAATAAAACTATCTTCCCAGGTATTCAAGGGGGACCCCTAATGCACGTAATTGCAGGTAAAGCAGTGGCGTTTAAAGAAGCTCTTTCTGATGACTTTAAAGAATACCAAAAGCAGGTTGTTAAAAATGCAAAAGTATTTGGTGAGACTCTCGTAGAAAGAGGATTTAATTTAGTTTCTGGTGGGACGGATAATCATATGTTCCTTGTTGATCTACAAAATAAAGGGATCACGGGTAAAGAAGCCGAAAGAATACTTTTAGAATCAGATATCACTACAAACAAAAATGCCGTTCCAAATGATCCTCAAAAACCTTTTGTAACAAGCGGAATAAGAATAGGTACTCCTGCTGTAACTACTAGAGGGATGAAGGAAAAAGAGATGGTTAAGATTGCTAATATGGTTGCAGATATTATAGAAGGAAAATCTGAAAAAAACTATAGGAAAGAAGTTCAGGCCTTAGCAGCAGAATTTCCAATAAATAGATGA
- the gcvPB gene encoding aminomethyl-transferring glycine dehydrogenase subunit GcvPB, whose protein sequence is MREYNKLIFEISKKGRCGYSLPEFEVENSIINLEIPKNLLKTKDIKLPEVSENGVVRHYTRLSNKNFGLDTGFYPLGSCTMKYNPKINEVIARNSKMVNLHPYQPEESVQGALEMMYEVETDLAEVAGMDQVSLQPAAGSHGEMTGLMLIKAYHEKNGDFKRKNIILPDSAHGTNPSSAQIVGYNVIEIKSTPEGDVDVEALKEHLNDELAGFMLTNPSTLGIFESNIKEISTLIHDAGGLLYYDGANMNAIMGKARPGDMGFDVMHYNLHKTFSTPHGGGGPGCGAIGFKNKLAPFQPVPVIEKTNNKYHLNYDKPDSIGKVRSFYGNYGVILRAYTYILTMGGSGLQTASETAVLNANYMMAKLKEHYPIAVDRVCKHEFVLTEPEHEKITTLDIAKRLLDFGYHPPTIYFPLIVKGAMMIEPTETESKETMDEFIDAMITIKKEMKEDPEVVLSAPRNTLIKRIDEGKAARDIIVTHSW, encoded by the coding sequence ATGAGAGAATACAATAAACTTATATTTGAAATTTCTAAAAAAGGAAGATGTGGTTATTCACTGCCAGAATTTGAGGTAGAGAACTCTATTATTAACTTAGAAATACCAAAAAATTTACTAAAAACAAAGGATATAAAGTTACCAGAAGTAAGTGAAAATGGAGTAGTGAGACACTATACTCGTTTATCTAATAAAAACTTTGGATTAGATACGGGGTTCTATCCTTTGGGATCTTGTACTATGAAATACAACCCCAAAATAAATGAAGTGATCGCTCGAAATTCTAAGATGGTAAACCTCCATCCTTATCAACCTGAAGAAAGTGTACAAGGAGCTCTTGAAATGATGTATGAGGTAGAAACAGACCTAGCCGAAGTTGCTGGAATGGATCAGGTATCTCTTCAACCTGCTGCAGGTTCCCATGGAGAGATGACAGGACTTATGTTGATAAAAGCTTACCACGAGAAAAATGGTGATTTTAAAAGAAAAAATATAATACTTCCTGATTCTGCTCATGGAACAAACCCATCTTCAGCACAAATTGTAGGCTACAATGTAATTGAAATTAAATCCACACCAGAAGGTGATGTGGATGTTGAAGCTCTAAAAGAACATCTGAATGATGAACTGGCAGGATTCATGTTAACAAACCCAAGTACCCTTGGGATCTTTGAATCAAATATAAAAGAAATTTCAACACTTATACATGATGCTGGAGGATTGCTGTATTACGACGGAGCAAATATGAACGCAATAATGGGCAAAGCAAGACCTGGAGATATGGGATTTGATGTAATGCATTATAATTTACATAAAACTTTTTCTACTCCACATGGTGGAGGGGGTCCTGGATGTGGAGCAATAGGATTTAAAAATAAACTTGCCCCTTTTCAGCCTGTACCTGTTATAGAAAAAACAAATAACAAATATCACCTTAATTATGACAAACCTGATAGTATCGGTAAAGTTCGTAGTTTTTATGGGAATTATGGTGTTATTTTGAGAGCATATACATATATCTTGACAATGGGTGGAAGTGGTTTACAGACTGCAAGTGAAACTGCAGTTCTTAATGCAAACTATATGATGGCAAAATTAAAAGAGCATTACCCTATTGCAGTCGATAGAGTATGTAAGCATGAATTTGTATTAACAGAACCAGAACATGAAAAGATAACTACACTTGATATTGCAAAAAGGCTTTTAGATTTTGGATATCATCCACCAACAATTTATTTCCCTCTCATTGTAAAAGGAGCTATGATGATAGAACCTACAGAAACAGAGAGCAAAGAAACAATGGATGAGTTTATAGATGCTATGATCACTATAAAAAAAGAGATGAAAGAAGATCCTGAAGTTGTTCTATCAGCACCTAGAAACACACTAATCAAAAGAATTGACGAAGGAAAAGCTGCAAGAGATATAATTGTTACTCACTCTTGGTAA
- the gcvPA gene encoding aminomethyl-transferring glycine dehydrogenase subunit GcvPA, whose product MYRYIPATEDDRKEMLGVIGINNVDELFNDIPKDLKQSQPLNIGAPMSEIELKKRIEELGNKNSSDLICFRGAGAYDHYIPAAVDHLISRSEFYTAYTPYQPEISQGTLQCIFEYQTMIANLTGMFASNASMYDGATSAAEGAMVAATVTKRKEIVVSKSVNPETRKVLKTYCKFRDIEVVEVELDEGVTSIKDLKDKISDKTAGVIVQSPNFFGIIEDLDEIRENITDKKTKYIVYTDLVAMGMLKTPGESGADIVVGDAQSFSSGLAYGGPYLGFMAITKELIRKMPGRIVGESVDQDGKRSYVLTLQAREQHIRRYKATSNICSNHALNALAATICMGLLGKVGLEKMAEQCYKKSNYTLSKILETGRYKLKFNRPFFKEFVIEGEESPEIINEKLLKNGILGGYPLEKEYPELKNTSLVCTTEKRSKLEIDSFAKRMGEI is encoded by the coding sequence ATGTATAGATATATACCTGCTACGGAGGACGACAGAAAAGAGATGTTAGGTGTAATTGGTATTAATAACGTTGATGAACTTTTTAATGATATCCCTAAAGATTTAAAGCAAAGTCAACCTTTAAATATTGGTGCACCTATGTCTGAAATAGAGTTGAAGAAAAGAATAGAGGAATTGGGTAATAAAAATTCATCAGATCTTATATGTTTTAGGGGAGCTGGGGCATACGATCACTATATTCCTGCAGCAGTTGATCACCTAATCAGCCGGTCTGAATTTTATACAGCGTATACACCATATCAACCCGAAATCAGTCAGGGAACATTACAGTGTATATTTGAATATCAAACTATGATAGCTAACTTAACCGGGATGTTCGCATCCAATGCTTCTATGTATGACGGTGCTACGTCAGCAGCAGAAGGAGCTATGGTAGCCGCAACTGTTACTAAAAGAAAAGAAATAGTTGTCTCAAAGAGTGTTAATCCTGAGACAAGAAAAGTTCTGAAAACATATTGTAAATTTAGAGATATCGAGGTAGTCGAGGTAGAACTAGATGAAGGTGTTACCTCTATTAAAGATTTAAAGGATAAAATTTCTGATAAAACAGCGGGAGTAATAGTACAAAGCCCTAATTTTTTTGGAATAATTGAAGACCTGGATGAAATCAGAGAAAACATCACAGATAAAAAAACAAAATATATTGTCTACACAGACCTTGTAGCAATGGGAATGCTTAAAACTCCTGGGGAATCCGGAGCAGATATTGTTGTTGGGGATGCCCAAAGTTTTAGCAGTGGACTTGCATATGGTGGACCTTATCTAGGATTTATGGCAATAACCAAAGAACTTATCAGAAAGATGCCAGGAAGGATAGTCGGAGAAAGTGTGGATCAAGATGGTAAAAGATCTTATGTCTTAACTCTCCAAGCAAGAGAACAACATATCAGAAGGTATAAAGCCACTTCTAATATTTGTTCAAACCATGCATTAAATGCTTTGGCAGCGACTATTTGTATGGGACTTCTAGGAAAAGTCGGATTAGAAAAAATGGCTGAACAATGTTATAAAAAATCTAATTACACATTGAGTAAAATCCTGGAAACAGGTAGATATAAATTAAAATTTAACAGACCTTTCTTCAAGGAATTCGTAATCGAGGGAGAGGAGTCTCCTGAAATTATCAATGAAAAATTATTAAAGAATGGTATTTTGGGTGGGTATCCTCTGGAAAAAGAATATCCAGAATTAAAAAATACATCTTTAGTTTGTACTACAGAAAAAAGAAGTAAATTAGAGATCGATAGTTTTGCTAAGAGGATGGGTGAGATATAG
- the gcvH gene encoding glycine cleavage system protein GcvH: MEKLLYSKNHEWIRKEGSTAFIGITDHAQKSLGEIVYVELPEVDDEFEIEEAFGVIESVKAASDSYMPVSGKIIEINEALEDSPTLLNEDPYGAWIIKIELSDEGELDSLLDLSAYNELCEEDN; the protein is encoded by the coding sequence ATGGAAAAATTACTTTATTCAAAAAATCACGAATGGATTAGGAAAGAGGGGAGTACAGCGTTTATCGGAATCACTGATCATGCACAGAAATCATTGGGAGAAATTGTGTATGTAGAACTTCCTGAAGTTGATGATGAATTTGAAATTGAAGAAGCTTTTGGTGTTATAGAATCTGTAAAAGCAGCTTCAGATTCATATATGCCTGTATCAGGAAAAATCATTGAAATTAATGAAGCTTTAGAAGACAGTCCTACTTTATTAAACGAAGATCCATATGGGGCTTGGATTATAAAAATCGAACTTTCAGACGAAGGAGAATTAGATTCATTATTAGATCTATCAGCATATAATGAATTATGTGAGGAGGATAATTAA
- the gcvT gene encoding glycine cleavage system aminomethyltransferase GcvT, with protein MELKKTSLNEVHKKLGGKLVDFAGWELPIQFEGIKAEHLAVRERAGLFDVSHMGEITIDGLEALKFVDYLVANNASVLNENQVMYTFMCNEKGGVVDDLLVYKYTNEKILLVVNASNIEKDYRWIEEKAKDFDVVTKDISNDVSQIAIQGPQAQEILQKVTGIDLNEIKFFTFNSKVLLSGVECLVSRTGYTGEDGFEIYLNNDKAAFIVEELLNVGGEDLSPIGLGARDTLRFEAGLPLYGNELRDDVTPLESGLGFFVKLEAGDFIGKDILVAQKKEGLKRRTAGFKLIGKGIARGGYKAFADGKEIGTVTTGYQLPGQKESIGIALIDIDYAKIGKNIEIEIRNKLVDAEVISKKFLEKKYKK; from the coding sequence ATGGAATTGAAAAAAACATCGTTAAATGAAGTGCATAAAAAACTAGGTGGGAAATTAGTAGATTTTGCAGGATGGGAACTACCTATTCAATTTGAAGGAATAAAAGCAGAACATTTAGCTGTTAGGGAAAGAGCCGGTCTCTTTGATGTGTCACATATGGGAGAAATTACTATTGATGGTTTAGAAGCTTTAAAATTTGTGGATTATTTAGTTGCCAATAATGCAAGTGTTCTGAATGAAAATCAAGTTATGTATACATTTATGTGCAATGAAAAAGGTGGAGTTGTAGATGACTTACTTGTCTATAAATATACCAACGAAAAGATATTATTGGTAGTAAATGCATCTAATATTGAAAAAGATTATAGATGGATAGAAGAAAAAGCCAAAGATTTTGATGTTGTAACAAAAGACATATCCAATGATGTCTCACAAATTGCAATCCAGGGACCTCAAGCTCAAGAGATCCTTCAAAAGGTTACAGGTATTGACTTAAATGAGATAAAATTTTTTACATTCAATTCTAAAGTCCTATTATCTGGAGTAGAATGCCTGGTTTCAAGAACTGGATATACTGGAGAAGATGGATTTGAAATATATCTAAATAATGATAAAGCTGCTTTTATTGTAGAAGAACTACTAAATGTTGGTGGAGAAGATCTTTCTCCTATAGGATTAGGTGCTAGAGACACACTTAGATTTGAAGCAGGATTACCACTATACGGGAATGAATTAAGAGACGATGTCACTCCTCTCGAATCAGGACTTGGTTTTTTTGTAAAGTTAGAGGCTGGAGATTTTATAGGAAAAGATATCCTCGTAGCACAAAAAAAAGAAGGTTTAAAAAGAAGAACTGCGGGATTTAAATTAATTGGAAAAGGTATTGCCAGGGGTGGCTATAAAGCCTTTGCTGATGGAAAAGAGATAGGAACTGTCACAACAGGCTATCAGCTTCCCGGACAAAAAGAAAGTATAGGTATTGCTCTTATAGATATAGATTACGCTAAAATAGGCAAAAATATTGAAATTGAAATCAGGAATAAACTTGTAGATGCAGAAGTAATCAGCAAAAAATTTTTAGAAAAAAAATACAAAAAATAA